Proteins encoded together in one Citromicrobium bathyomarinum window:
- a CDS encoding YihY/virulence factor BrkB family protein: MGRLIPRLRQALPDPENRQIHSLTPEDRRREAQALRTSRGAPEHKYFRSYEVARRVLVGTFNDGFLYAGNLAYLAMLAIFPFFITGAAIFAAFGESSERAASINALLLAMPPVVAEVIEPVARNVIDARQGWLLWAGGLLGLWTVGSLIETIRDLLRRSYGTEATQAFWRYRLASTGIIIAAVIVLMLSLIAQVMIGTAQQIIAAYFPPLSDALGKLALARFVPGFGLFGSFYALFYVLTPGQYRKKRYPKWPGALAVTLWWVGVTVALPQVLRSFFSYNLTYGSLAGIIITLLFFWLVGLGVVIGAQLNAALAETPEEERLATMSAHEPRIAPEALGYEKEKP; encoded by the coding sequence ATGGGCCGCCTCATTCCGCGCCTCAGACAGGCGCTTCCCGACCCTGAAAACCGGCAGATCCACTCGCTGACCCCCGAAGACCGGCGGCGTGAGGCGCAGGCCCTGCGGACCTCGCGCGGCGCGCCGGAACACAAGTATTTCCGCTCCTACGAGGTTGCGCGCCGGGTGCTGGTGGGCACGTTCAACGACGGCTTCCTCTACGCGGGCAACCTTGCCTATCTCGCGATGCTCGCGATCTTTCCCTTCTTCATCACCGGTGCGGCAATCTTCGCCGCGTTCGGCGAGAGCAGCGAGCGCGCGGCCAGCATCAACGCCCTCCTGCTCGCGATGCCGCCGGTTGTGGCGGAGGTGATCGAGCCCGTGGCGCGCAACGTGATCGACGCGCGGCAGGGCTGGCTGCTGTGGGCGGGCGGGCTGCTGGGCCTGTGGACCGTGGGCAGCCTGATCGAAACGATTCGCGACCTGCTGCGCCGGTCCTACGGCACCGAGGCGACCCAGGCCTTTTGGCGGTACCGCCTCGCCTCCACCGGGATCATCATCGCGGCGGTCATCGTGCTGATGCTTTCGCTAATCGCGCAGGTGATGATCGGCACGGCGCAGCAAATCATTGCAGCCTATTTCCCGCCCCTCAGCGATGCGCTGGGCAAGCTGGCACTGGCGCGCTTCGTCCCCGGTTTCGGCCTGTTCGGTTCTTTCTACGCGCTGTTCTACGTGCTGACGCCCGGCCAGTACCGCAAGAAACGCTATCCCAAATGGCCCGGCGCGCTGGCGGTCACCTTATGGTGGGTCGGCGTGACGGTCGCGCTGCCGCAGGTGCTGCGCAGCTTTTTCAGCTACAACCTCACCTATGGTTCGCTCGCCGGAATCATCATCACGCTGCTGTTTTTCTGGCTGGTAGGGCTCGGCGTCGTTATCGGGGCGCAATTGAACGCGGCGCTCGCAGAGACGCCAGAGGAAGAGCGGCTGGCGACGATGAGCGCGCACGAGCCGCGGATCGCGCCAGAGGCGCTGGGATACGAAAAGGAGAAACCATGA
- a CDS encoding J domain-containing protein, whose protein sequence is MADAYDILGIGRSASEKEIKSAYRTLAKQLHPDRNKDNPKAAERFSDITKAYDLLSDKEQRARYDRGEIDLEGNPTNPFGGGGFGGSGAGPRGGYSNQDFRGFGGEDVDLGDLFEGLFGGGRTGPMGGGSARGGGFGSRSAPPRKGADIAYRLRVPFVDAARLIDQRITLSDGKTIDLKLPAGVESGTQMRLRGKGEQGPGGAGDALVTVEIDKHPHFERDGDRVRLELPITLSEAVRGGKVRVPTVDGPVMLTIKPGTSGGTTMRLSGKGFSRKTGGRGDQLVTIQIVLPEDIGPLQQALEGWTDASDPRADLST, encoded by the coding sequence ATGGCAGACGCTTACGACATCCTCGGCATCGGGCGCAGTGCGTCCGAAAAGGAGATCAAGAGCGCCTATCGCACGCTCGCAAAGCAGCTGCATCCCGACCGCAACAAGGATAATCCCAAGGCGGCCGAGCGCTTTTCCGACATCACCAAGGCCTATGATCTGCTGTCCGACAAGGAACAGCGTGCCCGCTACGATCGCGGCGAGATCGACCTCGAAGGCAATCCGACCAATCCCTTCGGTGGCGGCGGGTTCGGCGGCAGCGGCGCAGGGCCGCGCGGCGGCTATTCGAACCAGGATTTTCGCGGCTTCGGCGGTGAAGACGTGGATCTGGGCGACCTGTTCGAAGGCCTGTTCGGCGGCGGCCGGACCGGGCCGATGGGCGGCGGGAGCGCCAGAGGCGGCGGCTTCGGCTCGCGCAGCGCACCCCCGCGCAAGGGTGCGGACATCGCCTATCGCCTGCGCGTGCCCTTCGTCGATGCGGCAAGGCTGATCGATCAGCGGATCACCCTGTCCGACGGCAAGACGATCGACCTGAAACTGCCCGCCGGGGTCGAGAGCGGCACCCAGATGCGGCTGCGCGGCAAGGGCGAACAGGGGCCCGGCGGCGCAGGCGATGCTCTGGTCACGGTCGAAATCGACAAGCACCCCCATTTCGAACGCGACGGTGACCGCGTCCGGCTCGAACTGCCGATCACGCTGAGCGAGGCGGTTCGCGGCGGCAAGGTCCGCGTGCCCACGGTCGACGGGCCGGTCATGCTGACGATCAAGCCGGGTACCAGCGGCGGCACGACCATGCGCCTGTCGGGCAAGGGCTTCTCCCGCAAGACCGGTGGCCGCGGCGACCAGCTGGTAACGATCCAGATCGTCCTGCCCGAGGATATCGGCCCGCTTCAGCAAGCACTCGAGGGATGGACCGACGCAAGCGATCCACGCGCGGACCTGAGCACCTGA
- a CDS encoding class I mannose-6-phosphate isomerase, whose product MRTLPAHLVHKVWGRQMPPAPFTNPGEEPLGEIWFDPPPELDSLLVKFIFTDAALSVQVHPDDAQAPAGQRGKNECWYILDAQPGATIAVGLERTMSVDELRACALDGSIESAVRWLEVQPGDFVSIPAGTIHAIGPGISLLEVQQNSDVTYRLYDYGRPRDLHLEEALRVARRQPFDDALLTRAGETSGDYAELIDGPFFRVAKLTGSAALPERRFGRECLVLPLSDGVTLDEQPLPVGSCTLARGLRGLALRPDASAILVEETRVANA is encoded by the coding sequence ATGAGGACGCTCCCGGCCCATCTGGTGCACAAGGTGTGGGGTCGGCAGATGCCGCCTGCGCCTTTCACCAATCCGGGCGAAGAGCCGCTGGGCGAAATATGGTTCGATCCGCCGCCCGAGCTCGACAGCCTGCTGGTCAAATTCATCTTCACCGATGCCGCCCTGTCGGTGCAGGTCCACCCCGACGATGCGCAGGCCCCGGCGGGCCAGCGCGGCAAGAACGAGTGCTGGTACATCCTCGATGCGCAGCCCGGCGCGACCATCGCGGTCGGGCTGGAGCGGACGATGAGCGTGGACGAACTGCGTGCATGCGCGCTCGACGGATCGATCGAGAGCGCGGTGCGGTGGCTCGAAGTGCAGCCGGGCGATTTCGTATCAATCCCCGCCGGCACGATCCACGCGATCGGCCCGGGCATCAGCCTGCTGGAGGTGCAGCAGAACAGCGATGTGACCTATCGCCTGTACGATTACGGGCGCCCGCGCGACCTGCATCTCGAAGAGGCGCTGCGGGTCGCCCGGCGTCAGCCGTTCGACGACGCTCTGCTGACCCGTGCCGGGGAGACGAGCGGTGACTATGCCGAACTCATCGACGGGCCATTTTTCCGGGTCGCGAAACTCACCGGTTCTGCCGCTTTGCCCGAACGGCGTTTCGGGCGCGAGTGCCTGGTCCTGCCGCTGTCCGACGGAGTCACGCTGGACGAACAGCCGCTGCCCGTGGGCAGTTGTACGCTTGCGCGCGGGCTGCGCGGCCTTGCGCTGCGACCCGACGCGAGTGCCATTCTGGTCGAGGAGACCCGCGTTGCAAATGCCTGA
- a CDS encoding mannose-1-phosphate guanylyltransferase, which produces MSALIKPVILCGGGGTRLWPRSRLARPKPFLPLLGERTLFQQALDRVADPDQFAPAMVVAGEPHVPLVREQGGGELAIIAEPIGRNTAPAIALAALRAPEGSVLLVCPSDHYIADARAFREAARTAAQLAQQGSLVAFGIEASKPHTGYGYLKRGEALADGFRLDAFVEKPDLATAQRFLADGRYSWNGGIFAFGRDVFLEELRRHRPEMAALCEAAVAQGAEDGALFRPDANVFETIRSESIDYAVMENTAHAAMVPVSMGWSDIGSWNALREARGGASRGPYELLDCSGVMVDSDGPRVSVVGLDDVIVVVDGDEILVMRADAAQDVGKLDGASLS; this is translated from the coding sequence ATGTCGGCGTTAATCAAGCCCGTGATCCTGTGCGGCGGCGGAGGCACACGCCTCTGGCCGCGCTCTCGCCTTGCCCGGCCCAAACCCTTCCTGCCGCTGCTGGGAGAGCGGACGCTGTTCCAGCAGGCGCTCGACCGGGTGGCAGATCCCGATCAATTCGCGCCTGCGATGGTGGTGGCGGGCGAGCCACACGTGCCGCTGGTGCGCGAGCAGGGCGGCGGAGAGCTTGCGATTATCGCCGAACCGATAGGCCGCAACACCGCGCCCGCGATCGCGCTGGCCGCGCTGCGCGCACCGGAGGGAAGCGTCCTGCTGGTCTGCCCCAGCGACCATTACATTGCCGACGCGCGCGCATTCCGCGAGGCCGCGCGCACCGCAGCACAGCTGGCGCAGCAGGGCTCGCTGGTGGCCTTCGGTATCGAGGCGAGCAAGCCCCACACCGGCTATGGCTACCTTAAGCGGGGGGAAGCGCTCGCAGACGGCTTCCGGCTCGACGCGTTCGTCGAGAAGCCCGACCTTGCCACAGCGCAGCGGTTCCTCGCCGATGGCCGCTATAGCTGGAATGGCGGCATCTTCGCCTTCGGCCGCGACGTATTTCTGGAAGAGCTGCGCAGGCACCGACCGGAAATGGCGGCCCTGTGCGAGGCTGCGGTGGCGCAGGGCGCCGAGGACGGGGCGCTGTTCCGCCCCGATGCCAACGTGTTCGAGACGATCCGCAGCGAATCGATCGATTACGCAGTGATGGAAAACACCGCCCATGCAGCGATGGTCCCCGTCTCCATGGGCTGGTCCGATATCGGCAGCTGGAATGCTCTGCGCGAGGCGCGCGGAGGCGCCTCTCGCGGGCCCTACGAACTGCTCGATTGCAGCGGAGTGATGGTCGACAGCGACGGGCCCCGGGTATCGGTGGTTGGGCTGGACGACGTGATCGTGGTGGTCGACGGCGACGAAATTCTCGTCATGCGGGCCGATGCGGCGCAGGATGTCGGCAAGCTGGACGGAGCCTCTCTCTCATGA
- the pdxH gene encoding pyridoxamine 5'-phosphate oxidase — protein MSDTPHTPATSSALPTDGPLALFDQWYAEARASEPNDSNAMALATATPEGRPSVRMVLLKDFGEGEFTFYTNAQSRKGEEIRANAHAALLFHWKSLRRQIRIEGPLTQVSDATADEYFHSRSRPAQLGAVASDQSRPLTDREAFVARYHEAEARFAGGEVERPAHWTGFTLHAERIEFWLDRDNRLHDRRVFLREGDGWTSTLLFP, from the coding sequence ATGAGCGACACCCCCCATACGCCCGCCACCAGCAGCGCGCTGCCCACGGATGGCCCGCTGGCGCTGTTCGACCAGTGGTATGCCGAAGCGCGCGCGAGCGAGCCGAACGATTCGAACGCAATGGCACTGGCAACCGCCACGCCGGAGGGTCGCCCGTCGGTGCGGATGGTGCTGCTGAAGGACTTCGGCGAGGGCGAGTTCACCTTCTACACAAACGCGCAGAGCCGCAAGGGCGAGGAAATCCGCGCCAATGCGCATGCCGCGCTGCTGTTCCACTGGAAGAGCCTGCGCCGCCAGATCCGCATCGAAGGCCCGCTCACCCAGGTAAGCGACGCGACCGCCGACGAGTATTTCCACTCGCGCTCGCGCCCGGCGCAGCTTGGCGCGGTCGCCTCCGACCAGTCGCGCCCGCTCACGGATCGCGAGGCCTTTGTCGCGCGCTACCACGAAGCCGAAGCACGCTTTGCGGGCGGCGAAGTGGAGCGGCCCGCGCACTGGACCGGGTTCACCCTGCACGCCGAGCGGATCGAATTCTGGCTCGACCGCGACAACCGCCTGCACGATCGCCGCGTGTTCCTGCGCGAGGGCGACGGCTGGACGAGCACGCTGCTGTTCCCATGA
- a CDS encoding cation diffusion facilitator family transporter, giving the protein MRSGSASERANLGRAAAIASISTALLLVALKLWAVWQTSSVSLLGSLADSALDLVASLVTLLGVIVAARPASSTHRFGHGKAEALAAIFQVMLIAVSAAGIAMRSGQALVEGERVVAAQEGIVVSVIAILATFALLAFQRYVLARTGSLAIHADHVHYQSDLLLNLAVIAALVLDRYIGVAWADPLFGLAIAAWLLWGAWRAGSEAVDHLMDREWPEEKRRRFVEVAAHHPELARLHDLRTRTSGGIDFVQFHVDLPGDYTVEKAHDIIDRVEQELGLEFPEAELLIHIDPAGHVDEPGNTLVEQDEFAKLESKP; this is encoded by the coding sequence ATGAGGAGCGGGTCGGCCAGCGAGAGGGCAAACCTCGGCCGCGCCGCCGCCATCGCATCGATTTCGACCGCGCTGCTGCTGGTCGCGCTCAAGCTATGGGCGGTGTGGCAGACCAGTTCGGTGTCGCTGCTCGGCAGCCTGGCGGACAGCGCGCTCGATCTGGTGGCGAGCCTTGTCACCCTGCTTGGCGTCATCGTCGCTGCGCGCCCGGCGAGTTCCACCCACCGTTTCGGGCACGGCAAGGCGGAGGCGCTGGCAGCGATCTTTCAGGTGATGCTGATCGCGGTGTCCGCCGCAGGCATCGCCATGCGATCCGGGCAGGCGCTGGTCGAAGGCGAGCGGGTGGTCGCCGCGCAGGAAGGGATCGTGGTCAGCGTGATCGCGATCCTTGCAACCTTCGCGCTGCTTGCCTTTCAGCGTTACGTTCTCGCGCGGACGGGCTCGCTCGCGATCCATGCCGATCATGTGCATTACCAGTCGGACCTGCTGCTCAATCTCGCGGTGATCGCGGCGCTGGTGCTCGATCGCTATATCGGCGTGGCCTGGGCGGATCCGTTGTTCGGCCTCGCGATCGCCGCGTGGCTGCTGTGGGGCGCATGGCGCGCAGGCTCGGAAGCGGTCGATCATCTGATGGATCGCGAATGGCCGGAGGAAAAGCGCCGCCGCTTCGTCGAGGTCGCAGCGCACCATCCGGAACTCGCCCGCCTGCACGATCTGCGCACGCGCACCAGCGGCGGAATCGATTTTGTTCAATTTCATGTGGACCTCCCCGGCGACTACACCGTTGAGAAGGCTCACGATATCATCGACCGGGTCGAACAGGAGCTGGGCCTCGAATTTCCAGAGGCCGAGCTGCTGATCCACATCGACCCTGCCGGTCATGTCGATGAGCCCGGAAACACGCTCGTCGAGCAAGACGAGTTCGCCAAGCTGGAGAGCAAACCATGA
- a CDS encoding PhzF family phenazine biosynthesis protein: MTTLPYWHVDAFANRPFAGNQAAVMPLASWLSDATLQAIAEENNFAETAFVVRDTSGGADWELRWFTPTSEVALCGHATLAAGHVLLDPANRFGNESGDSDSVTFRTRKAGLLEVRRVESGYELALPITKVEEGEYPSLLNALHVSAPLFESVSGAEQTTIVLLENEAEVRALEPDMRALAKIDRMVICTAPGDETDIVSRVFVPAWGVAEDSVTGSAHAALAPFWAERLGRDTMSAFQASARGGHLHCRMDGERVWLGGPCVTVVEGNFHLPE, translated from the coding sequence ATGACCACGCTGCCTTACTGGCACGTCGACGCCTTCGCCAACCGGCCCTTCGCCGGCAACCAGGCGGCGGTGATGCCGCTCGCCTCGTGGTTGTCGGATGCGACGCTGCAGGCGATCGCAGAGGAGAACAATTTCGCGGAAACCGCCTTCGTGGTGCGCGATACCAGCGGCGGGGCCGACTGGGAGCTGCGCTGGTTCACCCCGACCAGCGAGGTCGCGCTGTGCGGCCATGCCACGCTGGCCGCGGGGCACGTGCTGCTGGACCCGGCCAACCGCTTCGGAAACGAAAGCGGCGACAGCGATTCTGTCACCTTCCGCACCCGCAAGGCGGGCCTGCTCGAAGTGCGGCGGGTCGAATCGGGTTATGAGCTCGCGCTGCCGATCACCAAGGTGGAGGAGGGCGAGTATCCCTCTCTGCTCAATGCACTGCACGTCTCCGCGCCGTTGTTCGAATCGGTCAGTGGGGCGGAACAGACCACCATCGTGCTGCTCGAGAACGAAGCGGAGGTCCGCGCGCTGGAGCCGGACATGCGTGCGCTCGCCAAGATCGACCGGATGGTCATCTGCACCGCGCCGGGCGACGAGACAGACATCGTCAGCCGCGTGTTCGTGCCCGCTTGGGGCGTGGCGGAAGACAGCGTGACCGGATCGGCCCACGCCGCGCTGGCCCCGTTCTGGGCCGAGCGGCTGGGGCGCGACACGATGAGCGCTTTCCAGGCCTCCGCCCGGGGCGGGCATCTGCATTGCCGGATGGATGGCGAGCGGGTGTGGCTCGGCGGACCATGCGTCACCGTGGTCGAGGGTAATTTCCACCTGCCCGAATAG